The Deinococcus sp. AJ005 genome includes a window with the following:
- the paaK gene encoding phenylacetate--CoA ligase PaaK: MFQPQFEALPLPELRALQLGRLQDIVARQYEHVPAYREKFDAAGVKPGDLRTLEDLIRFPFTRKVDLRDNYPLGLCAVPRDTLRRLHASSGTGGKPTVVGYDAHDLDIFAEVVARSLYAAGARPGMVFHNAYGYGLFTGGLGLDGGARRLGLCTVPVSGGGTERQVGLIQDLAPEVIACTPSYALVLAEALERQGIAPEDNSLKYAVLGAEPWAEKTRAEVQKRLGVTATNIYGLSEIIGPGVSNEDAAEQSGSYIWEDHFYPEIVDPDTGEALPDGEWGVLVLSSISRSALPILRYWTGDITRLLPGENTTGRTMRRMDIIRGRSDDLIILRGVNVYPTQLEAVLVSLGQVSPHYHVTLTRTGPMDELTLQVEAESEAVTLRDEIVRLIKTQVGVSVRCELCVPGSLARSEGGKLRRVTDLRGER; the protein is encoded by the coding sequence TTGTTCCAGCCCCAATTTGAAGCCCTGCCCCTGCCCGAACTGCGCGCCCTGCAACTGGGCCGCCTTCAGGACATTGTGGCCCGGCAGTACGAACACGTCCCTGCCTACCGCGAAAAGTTTGACGCGGCAGGCGTGAAGCCCGGTGATCTGAGAACGCTGGAAGACCTGATCCGCTTTCCGTTTACCCGCAAGGTGGACCTGCGTGACAACTACCCGCTGGGCCTGTGCGCCGTGCCCCGTGACACCCTGCGCCGCCTGCACGCCAGCAGCGGCACCGGGGGCAAGCCGACGGTGGTGGGCTACGACGCCCACGATCTGGACATCTTCGCCGAGGTGGTGGCCCGCAGCCTGTACGCGGCGGGGGCGCGGCCCGGCATGGTGTTCCACAACGCCTACGGCTATGGCCTGTTCACGGGCGGACTGGGGCTGGACGGCGGCGCGCGGCGGCTGGGCCTGTGTACCGTGCCCGTCTCTGGCGGCGGCACCGAGCGGCAGGTGGGGCTGATTCAGGACCTTGCGCCCGAAGTGATCGCCTGCACCCCCAGTTACGCCCTGGTGCTGGCCGAGGCGCTGGAACGCCAGGGCATTGCGCCAGAAGACAATTCCCTGAAATACGCCGTGCTGGGCGCGGAACCCTGGGCCGAGAAGACCCGCGCCGAGGTCCAGAAACGACTGGGCGTGACCGCCACCAATATCTACGGCCTCTCCGAGATCATCGGCCCAGGGGTGAGCAACGAGGACGCCGCCGAGCAGAGCGGCAGTTACATCTGGGAGGACCACTTTTACCCCGAAATCGTGGACCCTGACACCGGGGAAGCGCTGCCGGACGGTGAATGGGGTGTGCTGGTCCTGAGCAGCATCAGCCGCAGCGCGCTGCCGATCCTGCGCTACTGGACCGGGGACATCACGCGCCTGCTGCCCGGCGAGAACACCACAGGCCGAACCATGCGGCGCATGGACATTATCCGGGGGCGCAGCGACGATCTGATCATCCTGCGTGGCGTCAACGTCTACCCCACGCAACTGGAGGCCGTGCTGGTCAGTCTGGGGCAGGTCAGCCCGCATTATCACGTCACCCTGACCCGCACTGGCCCGATGGACGAACTGACCTTACAGGTGGAGGCCGAGAGCGAGGCCGTCACCCTGCGTGACGAGATCGTGCGCCTGATCAAGACCCAGGTGGGCGTCAGCGTGCGCTGCGAACTGTGCGTGCCGGGCAGCCTGGCCCGCAGCGAGGGCGGCAAACTGCGCCGCGTGACGGACCTGCGCGGCGAGCGCTAG
- a CDS encoding carbohydrate ABC transporter permease, which yields MLKKGQTSAAYLFLAPFLITIGIFFFYAFARAIYYSLTDFNLFNTPKLIGIKPYTDVLADPLFQRALANSLVFAVITTTLQTVGALLMAVALNNKIRGMAFFRSAWYMPSITSSVVITLIFLWLFQRRGVANYAITQWQAFLPYTLTLIGVLIAAQVVQVLWERSRGLPAGWFDPALAVISLLIAVAVTAILSWTGVLSVRDVAPYDFQYFSDRWISLGGVQILSIPMLVIIIQNTFTTIPTLMLFFLAGLQNIPGTLYEAADIDGATPAQKLLNVTVPMLRPVTFYVITVGLIGTMKMFDQVAVIGSAAPQSTLITLAYYVYTNTFKAGAAPVNMAAAAAIVLAAIILVMVFLQRRFISSDAV from the coding sequence ATGCTCAAGAAGGGACAGACCTCAGCCGCCTACCTGTTTCTCGCGCCGTTTCTGATCACCATCGGGATTTTCTTCTTCTACGCCTTCGCGCGGGCCATCTATTACTCGCTGACCGATTTCAACCTGTTCAACACGCCCAAACTGATCGGTATCAAGCCGTACACCGACGTGCTGGCCGATCCCCTGTTCCAGCGCGCACTCGCCAACAGTCTGGTCTTTGCGGTCATCACCACCACCCTCCAGACCGTCGGCGCGCTGCTGATGGCGGTGGCGCTGAACAACAAAATTCGTGGGATGGCCTTCTTCCGTTCGGCGTGGTACATGCCCAGCATCACGTCCAGCGTGGTCATCACCCTGATTTTCCTGTGGCTGTTCCAGCGCCGGGGCGTCGCCAACTACGCGATTACCCAGTGGCAGGCCTTCTTGCCCTACACCCTGACATTGATCGGCGTGCTGATCGCCGCGCAGGTGGTGCAGGTGCTGTGGGAACGCTCGCGCGGGTTGCCCGCCGGGTGGTTTGATCCGGCGCTGGCCGTCATCAGTTTGCTGATCGCCGTGGCCGTGACGGCCATCCTGAGCTGGACGGGCGTGCTGTCGGTGCGGGACGTGGCCCCCTACGATTTCCAGTACTTCTCGGACCGCTGGATTAGCCTTGGCGGGGTGCAGATTCTGAGCATTCCCATGCTGGTGATCATCATCCAGAACACCTTCACCACCATCCCCACCCTGATGCTGTTCTTTCTGGCAGGGTTGCAGAACATTCCTGGCACGCTGTACGAGGCCGCCGACATCGACGGCGCGACGCCCGCGCAGAAGCTGCTGAACGTGACGGTGCCGATGCTGCGGCCCGTGACCTTTTACGTGATCACCGTGGGCCTGATCGGCACCATGAAGATGTTCGATCAGGTGGCCGTGATCGGCAGCGCCGCGCCGCAAAGCACCCTGATCACGCTGGCGTATTACGTGTATACCAACACCTTTAAGGCCGGGGCCGCGCCGGTCAACATGGCCGCCGCCGCCGCCATCGTGCTGGCCGCCATCATTCTGGTGATGGTGTTCCTGCAACGCCGCTTCATCAGCTCGGATGCGGTATGA
- a CDS encoding GNAT family N-acetyltransferase encodes MIRPVRPTDEARLGEIAYQTGFFGASAEIYFPDPQLFADLWVRVYFRLPDSVGYVAQVGGDVIGYIVGSLNEAAYRRALGRVVAHTVLPGVLTRRYTRPLAALPYLVRTLRYPSPHASETDFPAHLHLNLLSESRGLGLGRGLLQRYLERLRELGVPGVQLSTTDENEAALGLYRTAGFTVAASEQTELWTPWLGHPARQMSLTCDLRIQPGSESNGKG; translated from the coding sequence TTGATCCGCCCCGTGCGGCCCACCGACGAGGCGCGGCTGGGAGAAATCGCGTACCAGACAGGTTTTTTTGGAGCCAGCGCCGAAATATACTTCCCGGACCCGCAGCTTTTCGCAGACCTATGGGTGCGGGTCTATTTCCGGCTGCCGGATTCAGTGGGGTACGTGGCCCAGGTGGGCGGAGATGTGATCGGCTACATTGTCGGCTCATTGAACGAGGCCGCGTACCGAAGGGCGCTGGGGCGCGTAGTGGCGCACACGGTGTTGCCCGGCGTTCTGACCCGGCGCTATACCCGCCCTCTTGCCGCCCTGCCGTATCTGGTCCGCACGTTGCGTTACCCGTCGCCGCACGCCTCTGAAACTGACTTTCCAGCGCATCTGCATCTGAATCTGCTGTCTGAGTCGCGCGGGCTGGGGCTGGGGCGCGGACTGCTTCAGCGCTATCTGGAGCGGTTGCGGGAACTGGGCGTGCCCGGCGTGCAACTGTCCACTACCGACGAGAACGAGGCGGCGCTGGGCCTGTATAGAACAGCGGGCTTCACCGTCGCCGCATCGGAGCAGACCGAATTGTGGACGCCGTGGCTGGGCCATCCGGCGCGGCAGATGAGCCTGACCTGTGATCTGAGAATCCAGCCTGGAAGCGAAAGCAACGGCAAAGGCTAG
- a CDS encoding extracellular solute-binding protein: protein MKKTLFVSLAVLVAAAGAASAQTTIKINGYGGQDPAIVGDLINRFVKPALAKDKITVVYQPLQGDYNQQLTTLLAANNAGDVFYVPGETLDGYVATGKLLPLNGVVNTTPFIKSLNDAFTRNGKTYAVAKDFNTLTLVYNKDIFDEAKVAYPNDNETWTSFQNKLAAVKKALGNDYYGACLTPDYARMGQYAFAAGWQPFDAKGKTNLLDPAFVSAFNYFTGLGKNKVGVQPSELSQDWSGGCLASGKVAVAIEGNWIVGFLKDNAPNLKYGSALIPKNDKTGKRGNFVFTVGWAINSGTKNKAAAAKVLNILTSPNVQQYVLEQGLAIPSRTSLQSNAFFKKATAGAENSKAVFQGASSGTVRPYYFGTQGPDWIKPINTALAAVLSGQKSSADALKQAQQDMNTLQNR from the coding sequence ATGAAAAAAACACTGTTTGTCAGCCTCGCCGTCCTCGTTGCCGCCGCCGGTGCGGCCTCAGCGCAGACCACCATCAAGATCAACGGCTACGGCGGGCAGGACCCGGCCATCGTGGGCGATCTGATCAACCGCTTCGTGAAGCCTGCGCTCGCCAAAGACAAGATCACGGTGGTCTACCAGCCGCTTCAGGGCGACTACAACCAGCAACTGACCACGCTGCTGGCGGCGAACAACGCGGGCGACGTGTTCTATGTGCCGGGCGAGACGCTGGACGGTTACGTCGCCACCGGCAAGCTGCTGCCGCTGAACGGCGTCGTCAACACCACGCCGTTTATCAAGAGTCTGAATGACGCCTTTACCCGTAACGGCAAGACCTACGCCGTCGCCAAGGATTTCAATACCCTGACGCTGGTGTACAATAAGGACATCTTCGACGAGGCCAAGGTGGCCTACCCCAACGACAACGAAACCTGGACGAGCTTTCAGAACAAGCTGGCGGCGGTGAAAAAAGCGCTGGGCAACGACTACTACGGCGCGTGCCTGACCCCTGATTACGCCCGCATGGGGCAGTATGCCTTCGCGGCAGGCTGGCAGCCCTTTGACGCCAAGGGCAAGACCAACCTGCTGGATCCGGCCTTCGTGTCCGCCTTCAACTACTTCACCGGACTGGGCAAGAACAAGGTGGGCGTGCAGCCTTCGGAGCTGTCGCAGGACTGGTCTGGTGGGTGCCTGGCGTCGGGCAAGGTGGCCGTGGCCATCGAAGGCAACTGGATCGTGGGCTTCTTGAAGGACAACGCGCCCAACCTGAAATACGGCTCGGCGCTGATCCCCAAGAACGACAAGACCGGCAAGCGCGGCAACTTCGTGTTCACCGTGGGCTGGGCCATTAACTCGGGCACCAAGAACAAGGCGGCGGCGGCCAAGGTGCTGAACATCCTGACCAGTCCGAACGTGCAGCAGTACGTGCTGGAGCAGGGCCTGGCGATTCCCAGCCGCACGTCGCTGCAAAGCAATGCCTTCTTTAAGAAAGCCACTGCTGGCGCGGAAAACAGCAAGGCCGTCTTTCAGGGTGCGTCTTCGGGCACCGTGCGGCCCTACTACTTCGGGACCCAGGGGCCGGACTGGATCAAACCGATCAACACTGCGCTGGCCGCCGTGCTGAGCGGACAGAAGTCCAGTGCGGACGCCCTGAAGCAGGCGCAGCAGGACATGAATACCCTGCAAAACCGCTGA
- a CDS encoding LacI family DNA-binding transcriptional regulator codes for MLPSRPTIDDIARESGVSTGTVSRVLNGHATVASRTRERVQEVIARLGYTPDPAARHLSWRTGQTLGISFDHDDPVLHPYSVLFRRALESLTAYQGVQLLDLRADLTRLARLPSAVLVMHAIDGDPRLGFLRDAGVPAVLIGHQPGSFWVAPDDVGGAELATRQLTGAGHRQLAFLGQGPSQVAQDRERGFLRAAAAVGAQTVSLPSDFTVLGGYRAMRRAWEGGVRFTGLFAQSDESAAAAVAALEDLGVDVPGQVSVVGFDGLPELPLPIRLTTVAQNIPKIASTALTLVQEAISGLPPRGEFIEVELIRGATVAPFPGGKP; via the coding sequence ATGCTTCCATCCCGGCCCACCATCGACGACATCGCCCGCGAATCTGGTGTCAGCACCGGGACGGTCAGCCGGGTGCTGAACGGGCATGCCACGGTTGCCAGTCGCACCCGTGAGCGTGTACAGGAGGTGATTGCCCGCCTCGGTTACACCCCCGATCCCGCCGCCCGTCATCTGAGTTGGCGCACTGGGCAGACGCTGGGCATCTCCTTTGATCACGATGATCCGGTGCTGCATCCCTACAGCGTGCTGTTTCGCCGCGCGCTGGAAAGTCTGACGGCCTATCAGGGGGTGCAGCTTCTCGATCTGCGCGCAGACCTGACCCGGTTGGCGCGGCTGCCCAGCGCCGTACTGGTCATGCACGCCATTGACGGCGATCCGCGTCTGGGCTTTCTGCGGGATGCTGGAGTGCCCGCCGTGCTGATCGGCCACCAGCCTGGGTCTTTCTGGGTGGCCCCAGATGATGTGGGCGGCGCAGAGTTAGCCACCCGGCAACTGACCGGGGCCGGACACCGCCAGTTGGCCTTTTTGGGCCAGGGGCCAAGCCAGGTGGCCCAGGACCGCGAGCGCGGCTTTCTGCGGGCGGCGGCGGCGGTGGGCGCACAGACCGTCAGCCTGCCCAGTGATTTCACGGTGCTGGGCGGCTACCGCGCCATGCGCCGGGCCTGGGAGGGCGGCGTGCGGTTTACTGGCCTGTTCGCCCAGAGCGACGAGAGCGCCGCCGCCGCCGTGGCCGCGTTGGAAGATCTGGGCGTAGACGTGCCGGGGCAGGTCAGCGTGGTGGGATTTGACGGCCTACCCGAACTACCGCTCCCCATCCGCCTGACCACAGTGGCGCAGAACATCCCCAAGATCGCGTCCACCGCGCTGACGCTGGTGCAGGAGGCCATCTCGGGCCTGCCCCCGCGCGGTGAATTTATTGAAGTCGAACTGATTCGCGGCGCAACCGTTGCGCCTTTCCCTGGAGGGAAGCCATGA
- a CDS encoding DUF1304 domain-containing protein: protein MSILAIILIALVALEHFYILMLEMFLWQREQTRRIFGVSAALADQTVAMAANQGLYNGFLAAGLTWGLLTQRTDVMVFFLACVVVAGLYGAMTVSPRIALVQAFPAGLGLLALWLS from the coding sequence GTGTCTATTCTGGCCATCATTTTAATCGCCCTGGTTGCTCTGGAACACTTCTACATCCTGATGCTGGAAATGTTTCTGTGGCAAAGGGAGCAAACCCGGCGCATCTTTGGTGTCAGCGCCGCGCTTGCCGATCAGACCGTCGCGATGGCGGCCAATCAGGGGCTTTATAACGGCTTTCTGGCGGCAGGGCTGACCTGGGGACTGCTTACCCAGCGCACAGATGTGATGGTCTTTTTTCTCGCCTGCGTGGTGGTTGCTGGACTGTATGGGGCAATGACCGTCAGTCCACGCATTGCGCTGGTGCAGGCTTTTCCGGCGGGTCTCGGTCTGCTGGCCCTCTGGCTGTCGTGA